A stretch of the Bacillus anthracis str. Vollum genome encodes the following:
- a CDS encoding S66 family peptidase produces the protein MLIKPNRLQPGDIVATVSPSWGGAGDPEIRWRYEQGVKRLEEVFGLMVIPMPNSLKGSEFIYNNPQARAEDLMTAFKDARVKAIIANIGGEDSIRLLPHIDFNVIRESPKIFMGYSDVTVSHLFCHKAGLSSFYGPANLTDFAENIEMDPYTVEMVNRTLFSNEMIGEIQPAHKWTSERLEWIEINKDTRRKMQQNNGYELLQGSTTVQGRLIGGCIEVLEFAKGTELWPEKKHWEDSIIFFETSEDHPEPSYIKYWLRNYAAQGILKKAKGIIFGKPKDEQYYEEYKHEILQVMKEHHLENLPILYNLNFGHTEPKFILPYGAMAEIDCENGSFSILESGVE, from the coding sequence ATGTTAATAAAACCAAACAGATTACAGCCAGGAGATATCGTGGCAACAGTAAGTCCTTCATGGGGAGGCGCAGGTGATCCTGAAATAAGATGGCGTTATGAACAAGGAGTAAAGAGATTAGAAGAGGTTTTCGGTCTTATGGTTATCCCAATGCCCAATAGTTTAAAAGGTAGCGAATTCATTTATAACAACCCACAGGCTCGTGCGGAAGATTTAATGACAGCATTTAAAGATGCGCGCGTGAAAGCAATTATTGCAAATATTGGCGGTGAAGATAGCATTCGTTTACTTCCTCATATAGATTTTAATGTGATACGTGAAAGCCCGAAAATTTTTATGGGATACTCTGACGTTACCGTCTCACATTTATTTTGCCATAAAGCAGGTCTTTCCTCTTTTTACGGTCCAGCAAATTTGACCGACTTTGCCGAGAATATAGAGATGGATCCATATACGGTTGAAATGGTAAATCGAACTCTCTTTTCAAATGAAATGATTGGCGAGATTCAACCAGCTCATAAATGGACGAGTGAGCGTTTAGAATGGATCGAAATAAATAAGGATACAAGACGTAAGATGCAGCAAAACAACGGATATGAGTTACTTCAAGGCTCTACTACTGTACAAGGGCGCTTAATTGGTGGTTGCATTGAAGTACTTGAATTTGCAAAAGGAACGGAACTTTGGCCTGAGAAAAAACATTGGGAGGATAGTATTATCTTCTTTGAAACTTCTGAAGATCACCCAGAACCAAGTTATATAAAGTATTGGTTACGAAATTATGCAGCGCAAGGCATTCTGAAAAAAGCAAAAGGAATCATTTTTGGTAAACCGAAAGATGAACAATACTATGAAGAATATAAACATGAAATACTGCAGGTTATGAAGGAACATCATTTAGAAAATTTGCCGATTCTTTATAATTTAAATTTCGGCCATACTGAACCGAAGTTTATTTTACCTTACGGTGCGATGGCAGAAATTGATTGTGAAAATGGATCTTTCTCTATTTTAGAGAGTGGCGTGGAATAA
- a CDS encoding DUF2164 family protein gives MEIKISKKDKIDISKKLKSFLAEQYSLELGEYISYELLEFIIKELNPHFNQVTRDRLEMLLKSIEKDIYS, from the coding sequence ATGGAGATAAAGATTAGTAAAAAGGATAAGATTGATATCTCTAAAAAATTAAAGTCTTTTTTAGCTGAACAATATTCACTGGAATTGGGTGAATACATAAGCTATGAGTTACTTGAATTCATAATAAAGGAATTAAATCCACATTTTAATCAAGTTACTAGGGATAGGTTAGAAATGTTGTTAAAGAGTATAGAAAAAGATATATACAGTTAA
- a CDS encoding MFS transporter, translated as MRLMFYYGCLFYFIVGIIHVCIGSLIPSLIQYYGRTPDQLGVLIFFQFTGFLFGVLSSPILVRKYHYFKTITLGVLVMSIVLGGFIYIKEWAYLSVICFVLGYGAGLLETTVGSFIISAERNSAAKFSILEVWFGVGALGFPLLVNYIIKFYEWYFILYGILLFFIFTLFVWYVFGRTKFLNFSPQNNEKGGASLSSFTLKFKSEKITVILFISLFAFLYAGIETNLANFLSTIMILTNNELISSVSISCFWLAIVIGRILVGKLAHKFNYWTYITSSCFTLVILLSLFPFVRGTGMYLFIIFIIGLVIAGVFPITLILASRIMENNIDQVTSLFIASASLGGALVSFLISWSLSLNTITVTFGIFSLFALSLGCIILKMRKISTYSNESAKKVESMKNL; from the coding sequence ATGCGGTTAATGTTTTATTATGGTTGCTTGTTTTATTTTATTGTAGGAATCATACATGTTTGTATAGGTAGTTTAATTCCTTCATTAATACAATATTATGGAAGAACCCCTGATCAATTAGGTGTTTTAATATTTTTTCAATTTACAGGTTTTTTATTTGGTGTTCTAAGTTCACCTATATTAGTAAGAAAGTATCATTATTTTAAAACAATAACATTAGGTGTTTTAGTAATGTCCATCGTTCTAGGAGGTTTTATATATATAAAAGAATGGGCATATTTATCTGTTATTTGCTTTGTATTAGGCTATGGAGCAGGGTTGTTAGAAACTACGGTGGGTTCCTTTATTATTTCAGCAGAAAGGAATAGTGCTGCTAAATTTAGCATTCTTGAAGTATGGTTTGGGGTTGGGGCGCTAGGGTTTCCGTTACTAGTTAATTATATTATAAAATTTTACGAATGGTATTTTATTCTTTATGGGATATTACTATTCTTTATTTTTACACTGTTTGTTTGGTACGTGTTTGGACGTACGAAATTTCTAAATTTTTCTCCTCAAAATAATGAAAAGGGAGGAGCATCCCTTTCCTCATTCACTCTGAAATTTAAAAGTGAAAAGATTACAGTTATATTATTTATTTCACTTTTTGCATTCTTATATGCAGGCATAGAAACTAATCTTGCAAATTTTTTATCTACAATAATGATTCTTACCAATAATGAATTAATCAGTTCAGTAAGTATATCTTGTTTTTGGCTAGCAATAGTTATAGGAAGAATACTTGTAGGTAAGCTAGCCCATAAATTTAATTATTGGACATACATTACATCTAGTTGCTTTACATTAGTGATTCTTTTATCTCTATTTCCCTTTGTTCGAGGTACAGGTATGTATTTGTTTATCATCTTTATTATTGGTTTAGTCATAGCGGGGGTTTTTCCAATAACATTAATTTTAGCTTCCCGTATTATGGAAAATAATATTGATCAAGTGACTAGTTTATTTATTGCATCGGCTAGTTTAGGGGGGGCACTAGTATCTTTCCTAATTAGCTGGAGTCTATCATTAAATACTATCACTGTTACTTTTGGGATATTTTCACTTTTTGCATTGAGTCTAGGTTGTATTATTTTAAAAATGAGGAAAATTTCAACTTACAGTAATGAAAGTGCCAAGAAAGTAGAAAGTATGAAAAATTTATAG
- a CDS encoding Gfo/Idh/MocA family protein produces the protein MNIGIIGAGSIARAHSRALSTIDNCKLVGVYDVNSENADKLVGDFGGKVFDSYEELLEVVDGVIISSPNFCHKSQAVQALLTNKHVLCEKPMAISCEEAKYMMTIAKNTNLVASMGFNYRYLSYVKALKQLIQNEELGEIVVIRLHFKKNSAFRRTSFTWRDDFQSNRTSGALGDLGIHLIDLLWFLFESDFREDTVRTKIKTNVKEKESKPVFVDDYAEVYGQLENKVFVNITTSKSSFPEDCGFSIEVIGTKKEYKYSSKEPNKYILFDGLEKHEIALPLPLLVDPENEIFEWSDSFRSEILEWAKAAEDGPKKSVATFEDGFRSQVILDMFFDKSSSNKERSVATI, from the coding sequence ATGAATATTGGAATTATAGGTGCAGGAAGTATTGCAAGAGCTCATTCTAGAGCATTATCAACTATTGATAATTGTAAATTAGTTGGAGTGTATGATGTTAATTCTGAGAATGCCGATAAATTGGTAGGGGATTTTGGTGGGAAGGTTTTTGATAGCTATGAAGAGTTACTAGAAGTAGTTGATGGGGTAATAATATCTTCCCCGAATTTTTGTCATAAATCTCAAGCTGTTCAAGCATTATTAACAAACAAACATGTGTTATGTGAAAAGCCTATGGCGATCTCTTGTGAGGAAGCAAAGTACATGATGACAATAGCGAAAAATACTAATTTAGTCGCTTCAATGGGGTTTAATTATCGCTACTTATCCTATGTTAAGGCTTTAAAGCAATTAATTCAAAATGAAGAATTAGGGGAAATAGTAGTAATAAGATTGCATTTTAAAAAAAATAGCGCTTTTAGGAGAACTTCGTTTACTTGGCGAGATGATTTTCAAAGTAATAGAACTAGTGGAGCCTTGGGAGATTTGGGAATTCATCTAATAGATTTACTATGGTTTTTATTTGAGAGTGATTTTAGAGAGGATACCGTTCGAACTAAAATCAAAACAAATGTTAAGGAAAAAGAAAGCAAACCAGTTTTTGTTGATGACTATGCTGAGGTTTATGGCCAATTGGAAAATAAGGTTTTTGTTAATATTACAACATCTAAAAGTTCATTTCCAGAGGATTGTGGTTTTAGTATAGAGGTAATAGGTACGAAAAAAGAATATAAGTATTCTTCTAAAGAGCCAAATAAATATATACTCTTTGATGGATTGGAAAAACATGAAATCGCATTACCATTACCTTTACTAGTCGATCCAGAAAACGAGATTTTTGAATGGTCTGATTCTTTTAGAAGTGAAATTTTAGAATGGGCAAAGGCTGCGGAAGATGGTCCTAAAAAGTCTGTAGCAACATTTGAAGATGGATTTCGTTCACAAGTTATTTTGGATATGTTTTTTGATAAAAGCAGTAGTAATAAAGAGCGATCTGTAGCAACTATTTAG
- a CDS encoding HAD-IIB family hydrolase, translating into MSISNEVLKSLNFERLPQVKNPKYVVFCDFDETYYPHSMDDSKRSNMKLLEKYLYEQGSKGDLVIGWVTGSSLESIVEKMKKGGIQYFPHFVASGLGTEITYFDSNGTTIDDQIWKERIIEGGFDSSKIERIIHLLEMKYEIFLRPQTQLGSSKYKFNFYYEEQNEFIDAKNLEKIEEIGEIFQVGVNINKCNPLAGDPENCYDVDFIPLGTGKDEIVKFILDKYELDKSNAIAFGDSGNDLRMLQAVRHGYLVENATEEAKKIHSMLAQGEYSIGILNTLKHIIN; encoded by the coding sequence ATGTCAATAAGTAATGAAGTTTTGAAGTCTTTAAATTTTGAAAGACTACCACAGGTTAAAAACCCGAAATATGTAGTGTTCTGTGATTTTGATGAAACTTATTATCCTCATAGCATGGATGATTCTAAAAGAAGCAATATGAAATTGTTAGAAAAGTATTTGTATGAACAAGGAAGTAAAGGGGATTTAGTAATTGGTTGGGTAACGGGAAGTAGTTTAGAATCAATTGTTGAAAAAATGAAAAAGGGTGGTATACAGTATTTTCCTCATTTTGTGGCGAGTGGATTAGGTACAGAAATAACGTACTTTGATAGTAATGGGACTACTATAGATGATCAAATTTGGAAAGAGAGAATTATAGAGGGTGGTTTTGATTCTTCAAAAATTGAAAGAATTATTCACTTGCTAGAAATGAAATATGAAATTTTTTTAAGACCTCAGACACAATTAGGAAGTTCTAAGTACAAATTTAATTTTTATTATGAAGAGCAAAATGAATTTATTGATGCAAAGAATTTAGAAAAGATAGAAGAAATCGGAGAGATATTCCAAGTTGGAGTTAATATTAACAAATGTAATCCATTAGCTGGTGACCCAGAAAATTGCTATGATGTAGATTTTATTCCACTTGGAACAGGTAAAGATGAGATAGTGAAATTTATTTTAGACAAGTACGAACTAGATAAATCAAATGCAATTGCTTTTGGCGATAGTGGGAATGATTTAAGAATGCTACAAGCTGTAAGACATGGTTATTTAGTAGAAAATGCAACAGAAGAGGCTAAAAAAATACACTCAATGTTAGCTCAAGGTGAATACTCGATTGGAATTTTAAATACTCTAAAGCACATTATTAATTAA
- a CDS encoding LacI family DNA-binding transcriptional regulator, with protein sequence MVTINEIAKLCNVSNATVSRVLNNHPYVNSEKREKIIKVMQEFNYTPSAIARNLRINKTQTIALSIPNIDHPFFGKLAREISKELLKHNYKLLIYQTFYEKKIELELLSLLKNKAVDGVILASLENSWENIEHYLAYGPIILCNEYEENAPIPIICYDEFEAGYKAVKHLISKGYKKIGFCFDSLNSQAQLKRQQGYLHALKEKQLPFNKKWLFGDAITINDGFKIFEKLDKLKDKPTALFTGNDQVAAGVIKGATIRGYSIPSDLAVCGYDNQLICTVTTPTISTIDIPIVELSKRTVKEILLYINTDESIKRKIIEYPTNLIIREST encoded by the coding sequence ATGGTAACAATTAATGAAATAGCTAAATTATGTAATGTATCAAATGCTACCGTTTCAAGAGTTCTAAATAATCATCCTTATGTAAATTCAGAAAAACGTGAGAAAATAATAAAAGTAATGCAAGAATTCAACTATACTCCTAGTGCTATTGCTAGAAATCTTAGGATAAATAAGACACAAACCATTGCTCTATCAATTCCAAATATAGATCATCCCTTTTTCGGGAAATTAGCTAGAGAAATTTCTAAAGAATTATTAAAACACAATTACAAATTGCTAATTTATCAGACTTTTTATGAGAAAAAAATAGAGCTTGAATTACTTTCATTACTAAAGAATAAAGCTGTAGATGGTGTAATTCTCGCATCTCTAGAAAATAGTTGGGAAAATATAGAGCATTATTTAGCATATGGGCCCATAATACTTTGTAATGAGTATGAGGAAAATGCACCTATTCCGATAATTTGTTACGATGAATTTGAAGCTGGATACAAAGCTGTTAAACATTTAATAAGCAAAGGTTATAAAAAAATTGGCTTTTGTTTTGACTCTCTTAATAGTCAAGCACAATTAAAACGCCAACAAGGTTATCTGCATGCCTTAAAAGAAAAACAATTACCATTCAATAAAAAATGGCTATTTGGAGATGCAATTACTATTAATGATGGATTTAAAATTTTTGAGAAGCTAGATAAATTAAAAGATAAACCTACTGCATTATTTACTGGAAATGATCAAGTTGCTGCTGGAGTCATTAAAGGAGCTACTATTAGGGGGTATTCTATTCCAAGTGACTTAGCTGTTTGTGGTTATGATAATCAATTAATTTGTACAGTTACAACCCCAACAATTAGTACTATTGATATTCCAATTGTTGAACTGAGTAAACGTACCGTTAAGGAGATACTACTATATATAAATACAGATGAATCTATTAAACGTAAAATTATTGAATACCCTACAAACTTAATTATTCGTGAATCTACATAA
- a CDS encoding tetratricopeptide repeat protein, with product MSVSVKGNEQLTSLLNDWYRSMLSQQVVKATNLKKKIDEKITKLSIESNQERQDQNLLLYYSLLEFRYTVLTDSLGIQQNSFDAISDYDMPTDHFLRFYYHFFKSIHSTFISSFTEAEEHYKLAEKILVNIPDEIEHAEFYYRIATFYHHTYNMLASIEYANKSKAIFSKYEGYEVKTAFCNSLLGGCCIYLKQYEQAEEYLHCAIELLQKNKEEDSLLYVKSTMGWLYSDQSMSTLAIRHLSEVTEKIPTHFKAIFLQAKEHYKLGEQLAASKLIDKGLQICRGIHNEEYTHHFSILKRLNENIPLEELENIIQEGILYFEQEELWEYVVEYAELFATKCRQFENHQKVSDYFHICYQARRKSIEKGVLK from the coding sequence GTGAGTGTTTCAGTAAAGGGAAATGAGCAATTAACCTCTCTATTGAACGACTGGTATCGATCTATGCTATCTCAACAAGTTGTAAAAGCTACTAATCTAAAAAAGAAAATTGATGAAAAAATTACTAAGTTAAGCATTGAGTCAAATCAAGAACGTCAGGATCAAAATTTGTTACTATATTACTCACTACTTGAATTTCGTTACACAGTCTTAACAGATAGCCTCGGTATTCAACAAAATAGTTTTGATGCTATTAGTGATTACGATATGCCTACAGACCATTTTCTACGCTTCTATTATCACTTTTTTAAATCCATTCATTCCACTTTTATATCAAGTTTTACTGAGGCAGAGGAACATTATAAACTGGCAGAAAAGATACTAGTAAACATTCCAGATGAGATTGAACATGCTGAATTCTACTATAGAATTGCTACTTTTTATCATCATACCTATAACATGCTCGCTTCTATCGAATACGCAAATAAATCGAAAGCAATCTTTTCGAAGTATGAAGGTTATGAAGTAAAAACAGCCTTTTGTAATAGTTTGTTAGGGGGTTGCTGTATCTATTTAAAGCAGTACGAACAAGCAGAAGAATATCTACATTGTGCAATTGAATTACTACAGAAGAATAAGGAAGAAGATTCCTTGTTATACGTAAAAAGTACTATGGGGTGGCTGTATTCTGATCAAAGTATGTCTACGTTAGCTATTCGTCACCTTTCAGAAGTAACAGAAAAAATCCCTACACACTTCAAAGCTATCTTCCTACAAGCTAAGGAACATTATAAATTAGGAGAACAATTAGCAGCTAGCAAACTCATTGATAAGGGATTACAGATCTGCAGAGGAATTCATAACGAAGAATACACACACCACTTCTCTATTTTAAAAAGATTAAATGAAAATATTCCACTAGAAGAATTAGAAAATATCATTCAAGAAGGAATCTTATACTTTGAGCAAGAAGAATTATGGGAATATGTTGTCGAATACGCCGAATTATTTGCCACAAAATGTAGACAATTTGAGAACCACCAAAAGGTAAGTGATTATTTCCATATTTGTTATCAAGCAAGACGAAAATCAATCGAAAAAGGAGTGTTAAAATAA